Proteins from a single region of Streptomyces sp. Tu 3180:
- a CDS encoding alpha/beta hydrolase, which produces MSNTPSGPSHVRDLAQIERANATGRTPAVFIHGLWLLPTSWDRWAAVFEKAGYAPVLPGWPDDPETVEEANAHPEVFAGKSVGQVADHFCDLIGKLERKPVVIGHSFGGLITQITAGRGLSQASVAIDPAPFRGVLPLPLSSLRAASAVLGNPANHHRAVPLTYDQFRYSFANAVSEEEARELYDTFAVPAPGEPLFQAAAANLNPWTEVKVDITAADRGPLLIISGEKDNTVSWAIANASYKKQAQNAHAVTEITEMPGRGHALTIDHGWREVADTALAFVRRFADPTG; this is translated from the coding sequence ATGAGCAACACGCCGTCCGGCCCCTCCCACGTCCGCGACCTGGCCCAGATCGAACGGGCGAACGCCACCGGCCGCACTCCCGCCGTCTTCATCCACGGGCTGTGGCTGCTGCCCACCAGCTGGGACCGGTGGGCCGCCGTGTTCGAGAAGGCCGGCTACGCCCCCGTACTGCCCGGCTGGCCCGACGACCCCGAGACGGTCGAGGAAGCCAACGCCCACCCGGAGGTGTTCGCCGGCAAGAGCGTCGGCCAGGTCGCCGACCACTTCTGCGACCTGATCGGCAAGCTGGAGCGCAAACCCGTCGTCATCGGCCACTCCTTCGGCGGCCTGATCACCCAGATCACCGCCGGACGGGGGCTTTCGCAGGCCTCCGTCGCCATCGACCCGGCCCCGTTCCGCGGGGTCCTCCCGCTGCCGTTGTCCTCCTTGCGGGCCGCGAGCGCGGTCCTCGGCAACCCCGCCAACCACCACCGGGCCGTACCGCTCACCTACGACCAGTTCCGCTACTCCTTCGCGAACGCCGTGAGCGAGGAGGAGGCGAGGGAGCTGTACGACACGTTCGCCGTCCCGGCCCCCGGCGAGCCCCTGTTCCAGGCGGCCGCGGCCAACCTCAACCCCTGGACCGAGGTCAAGGTGGACATCACCGCCGCCGACCGCGGCCCCCTGCTGATCATCTCCGGCGAGAAGGACAACACCGTCTCCTGGGCCATCGCCAACGCCTCCTACAAGAAGCAGGCGCAGAACGCACACGCCGTCACCGAGATCACCGAGATGCCCGGCCGCGGCCACGCCCTCACCATCGACCACGGCTGGCGCGAGGTCGCCGACACCGCACTCGCCTTCGTCCGGCGGTTCGCCGACCCCACCGGGTGA
- a CDS encoding AQJ64_40280 family protein: MRVNVEWVDARERLPRPGQPVAAAMFGTWPHDFHDRSVAGEHYWLVRPMVFHDLYIPMTFQHQSEDDSHYHDCFVDSDGIIRYPPGGPSEDHVTHWAALPFLPGLSVHVAGGPEAGAALRRAREADGHR, encoded by the coding sequence ATGCGGGTGAATGTGGAATGGGTTGACGCACGCGAGAGGCTGCCTCGACCCGGGCAGCCTGTTGCGGCGGCGATGTTCGGCACCTGGCCGCACGACTTCCACGACCGTTCCGTCGCGGGTGAACACTACTGGCTGGTCAGGCCCATGGTTTTTCATGATCTGTACATCCCCATGACCTTCCAGCACCAGTCCGAGGACGACAGCCACTACCACGACTGTTTCGTGGACTCCGACGGCATCATCCGCTACCCCCCGGGCGGACCGAGTGAGGACCACGTCACCCACTGGGCGGCGCTGCCGTTCCTGCCGGGGCTGTCGGTGCACGTGGCAGGCGGCCCGGAAGCAGGCGCAGCCCTCCGACGAGCCCGCGAAGCCGATGGCCATCGGTAG
- a CDS encoding PP2C family protein-serine/threonine phosphatase: MDASERMLKVLTGMLGESHLTDFGQLPGLVARHAETAGMADARIFLADLRQQVLKEVTGRGLNAAEGGEVFLVEGTLPGRVFTGSRPQHGGGGEGGRWWVPVLDGTERLGVLRADLPGGVGPERLETLASLVGMLVVSKRPSSDAAARLERTETMNVAAEMQWNLMPPRSFANRDVVIAAALEPAYEIGGDAFDYAIADDQVHLAVFDAMGHNSYAGLAANLAVSACRNQRRQGTGLVATGERVEQILVDHFGHSTYVTAVLADLNATTGLLTWINRGHHPPVLIRGGRWITALPCPPTHPLGTELGITTTLCREQLEPGDRVLLYTDGITEARDARGREFGLHRFTDFIIRHHADGLPVPETLRRLMRAVLDHHASRLSDDATVVCLEWHGPSRNTELRPTHRSANDTDNTDVSGALSR; this comes from the coding sequence GTGGACGCATCGGAGCGGATGCTGAAGGTGCTGACCGGGATGCTCGGCGAGTCGCACCTGACGGACTTCGGCCAGCTGCCGGGCCTGGTCGCCCGGCATGCCGAGACAGCGGGTATGGCCGATGCACGGATCTTCCTGGCCGACCTGCGTCAGCAGGTCCTCAAGGAGGTCACCGGGAGGGGACTGAATGCCGCTGAAGGCGGTGAGGTCTTCTTGGTGGAGGGCACGCTACCCGGCCGGGTCTTTACAGGCAGCCGCCCTCAGCACGGCGGGGGCGGCGAGGGCGGCCGCTGGTGGGTGCCGGTGCTCGACGGGACCGAGCGCCTCGGCGTCCTGCGGGCCGATCTGCCCGGCGGCGTCGGGCCTGAGCGGCTTGAGACTCTGGCCTCGCTGGTCGGCATGCTGGTGGTCAGCAAGCGCCCCTCCAGCGACGCAGCCGCTCGTCTGGAGCGCACGGAGACGATGAACGTGGCCGCGGAGATGCAGTGGAACCTGATGCCGCCGCGCTCGTTCGCCAACCGGGACGTCGTGATCGCGGCCGCGTTGGAGCCCGCCTACGAGATCGGCGGTGACGCCTTCGACTACGCGATCGCCGACGACCAGGTCCACCTGGCCGTCTTCGACGCCATGGGGCACAACAGCTACGCCGGACTGGCCGCCAACCTTGCCGTGTCGGCCTGCCGCAACCAGCGCCGTCAGGGCACCGGCCTGGTGGCCACCGGCGAGCGCGTCGAGCAGATCCTGGTCGACCACTTCGGCCACAGCACCTACGTCACCGCCGTCCTGGCCGACCTCAACGCCACCACCGGGCTGCTCACCTGGATCAACCGCGGCCACCACCCGCCGGTGCTGATCCGCGGCGGACGATGGATCACCGCGCTGCCCTGCCCGCCGACGCACCCACTCGGCACCGAACTGGGCATCACCACCACCCTGTGCCGCGAACAGCTCGAACCCGGCGACCGCGTCCTGCTGTACACCGACGGCATCACCGAAGCCCGCGACGCACGCGGCCGCGAATTCGGTCTCCACCGGTTCACCGACTTCATCATCCGCCACCACGCCGACGGCCTGCCCGTACCCGAAACCCTGCGCCGCCTCATGCGCGCCGTCCTGGACCACCACGCCAGCCGGCTCAGCGACGACGCCACCGTCGTCTGCCTGGAATGGCACGGCCCCAGCCGCAACACCGAACTCCGCCCCACCCACCGCTCCGCAAACGACACCGACAACACCGACGTGAGCGGGGCACTGTCACGTTGA
- a CDS encoding histidine kinase has translation MSPAVRARGRLRRETAAIREAVRSAPRRTVVTESVLTGLVLLCSLAPVPLVPPPHPVASALLGVWTALLVPVRRVYPSLTVLGCVPVVAGDNVWAMVAVPCVVWSAMRRITPARRAWAVLGASGAGVALVLIAVQSLAGLPETPYLVGGLGLSALFIVLPALSGLMMGRRRPLTRLLRERNAYLEHARFLTDEAARMEERARIAAEMHDLLGHRISLLSVHAGALQLATEQQAPSLAARAELLHTTARTAMEELRGILGVLRHQPGEDTGERGTREDVAALVAGSRSAGVDAELHWEAAGPTDADPRTRQAVHRVTREGLTNALKHASGASVRVMFHDEGDTVVIAVINDAPPAPRSPGGGSRSGLVGLRERISLLGGTLHAGPRPEGGFVLSARIPVRPDSPPVYAAPPQPVSDGAGSRPPLPTDVLTWPRLLGGGCAALLVLLPVAGGTLALLILAVLH, from the coding sequence ATGAGCCCGGCAGTACGAGCGAGGGGGCGGCTGCGCCGCGAGACCGCCGCGATCCGGGAGGCGGTGCGCTCCGCGCCCCGGCGGACGGTCGTCACCGAGTCCGTACTCACCGGTCTGGTCCTGCTGTGTTCACTGGCGCCGGTCCCGCTGGTGCCGCCGCCCCACCCGGTGGCCTCGGCCCTCCTGGGGGTGTGGACAGCGCTGCTCGTGCCCGTGCGGCGGGTGTACCCGTCCCTCACGGTGCTGGGCTGCGTGCCGGTGGTCGCCGGGGACAACGTGTGGGCGATGGTGGCGGTACCGTGCGTCGTATGGTCCGCCATGCGCCGGATCACTCCGGCACGGCGCGCCTGGGCAGTGCTCGGGGCGAGCGGTGCCGGCGTCGCGCTCGTGCTGATCGCCGTACAGTCCCTCGCCGGGCTCCCGGAGACGCCGTACCTGGTCGGCGGCCTCGGCCTGAGCGCGCTGTTCATCGTGCTGCCCGCGCTGTCCGGCCTGATGATGGGGCGCCGCCGCCCACTGACGCGGCTGCTGCGGGAACGCAACGCCTACCTCGAACACGCCCGCTTCCTCACCGACGAGGCGGCCCGCATGGAGGAACGGGCGCGCATCGCCGCCGAGATGCACGATCTGCTCGGCCACCGCATCAGCCTCCTCTCGGTGCACGCCGGAGCCCTCCAGCTCGCCACCGAACAACAGGCGCCCTCGCTGGCCGCCCGGGCCGAGCTTCTGCACACCACCGCCCGGACGGCCATGGAGGAGCTGCGCGGCATCCTCGGCGTCCTCCGTCACCAGCCCGGCGAGGACACCGGCGAACGCGGGACCCGCGAGGATGTCGCGGCCCTGGTCGCGGGTTCCCGAAGCGCGGGGGTCGACGCCGAACTGCACTGGGAGGCGGCCGGGCCGACGGACGCGGACCCCCGCACCAGACAGGCCGTCCACCGTGTCACCCGCGAAGGACTCACCAACGCGCTGAAGCACGCGTCCGGCGCGTCCGTGCGTGTGATGTTCCACGACGAAGGGGACACGGTGGTGATCGCCGTCATCAACGACGCCCCGCCGGCGCCCCGTTCGCCCGGGGGCGGGAGCCGCAGCGGACTCGTCGGCCTACGGGAAAGGATCAGCCTGCTCGGTGGCACCCTCCACGCCGGGCCGCGCCCGGAGGGCGGCTTCGTCCTTTCCGCCCGAATACCCGTCCGGCCCGACTCGCCGCCCGTGTACGCCGCTCCGCCCCAGCCGGTGTCCGACGGGGCGGGCTCCCGGCCCCCGCTGCCCACGGATGTCCTCACGTGGCCCCGCCTCCTCGGCGGCGGCTGCGCGGCGCTCCTGGTACTGCTGCCGGTGGCCGGCGGAACCCTCGCCCTGCTGATCTTGGCGGTTCTACACTGA
- a CDS encoding Clp protease N-terminal domain-containing protein: MEQRTSDRDAGATTEFERDVVKLLLETVRTAAEQERDDIGTESLLSALVSGDSAAGSAIAPGMRAAGTLSGSIGCRGTSVWVSDDAGDGTAGSPDDEREIDACWREVRQEEAKRLRWKNRKRKEEERASLGLPPMTGALRACLRKALEAARGEGTVSVRVRHVARALVELPDTRAREALVVQKLDASAASAALDALRGTDEAPEPSSVLMLRKAGTFGKSGNPLTRKFTAWMFGGGAGFGSAVVGVVRMEARRSAIRRGVPEPEPVDVLLGILALDRSLTVAGRELPESLAGANRGAEFLRRYGVRQDTVARVLLPTTGVAEGEPPEVGSPADFDRRLLHVTEFIASAKGSSTVGTTHLLAALLDKTGTDAESVAEIERVLAESGADVAGLRAEPELRVPRGAARSA, encoded by the coding sequence ATGGAGCAGCGCACGTCCGACCGCGACGCCGGCGCGACCACCGAGTTCGAGAGGGACGTCGTCAAGCTGTTGCTGGAGACCGTACGTACGGCGGCCGAGCAGGAACGCGACGACATCGGTACGGAAAGCTTGCTGAGCGCGCTCGTGTCGGGTGACTCGGCCGCGGGTTCCGCGATCGCCCCCGGAATGAGGGCCGCCGGCACGCTCAGCGGTTCGATCGGGTGCCGGGGGACGTCCGTGTGGGTCAGTGATGACGCGGGTGACGGCACAGCCGGAAGTCCGGACGACGAGCGGGAGATCGACGCCTGCTGGCGGGAGGTCCGGCAGGAGGAGGCCAAGAGGCTGCGCTGGAAGAACCGGAAGAGGAAGGAAGAGGAGCGGGCAAGCCTTGGTCTTCCGCCGATGACCGGTGCGTTGCGGGCCTGTCTGCGCAAGGCGCTGGAGGCCGCACGGGGGGAGGGCACCGTCTCCGTACGCGTACGTCACGTGGCGCGCGCGCTGGTCGAGCTGCCCGATACGCGTGCCCGCGAGGCCCTGGTGGTGCAGAAGCTGGACGCCTCGGCTGCCTCGGCCGCGCTCGACGCCTTGCGGGGCACTGATGAAGCGCCGGAGCCCAGCTCGGTTCTGATGCTGCGCAAGGCGGGGACCTTCGGGAAGAGCGGTAATCCGCTGACCCGGAAGTTCACCGCCTGGATGTTCGGGGGCGGCGCCGGATTCGGCTCCGCGGTCGTGGGCGTGGTGCGCATGGAGGCACGACGGTCGGCGATACGGCGCGGGGTGCCGGAGCCAGAACCCGTCGATGTGCTGCTGGGCATCCTGGCGCTGGACAGGTCGCTGACGGTCGCGGGGCGTGAGCTGCCCGAGAGCCTGGCGGGAGCGAACCGGGGGGCGGAGTTCCTGCGCCGGTACGGCGTACGGCAGGATACTGTCGCCCGGGTGCTGCTTCCCACCACCGGGGTCGCGGAGGGTGAACCTCCGGAGGTCGGCAGCCCCGCCGACTTCGACCGGCGGCTCCTGCATGTCACCGAGTTCATCGCCTCCGCCAAGGGCTCGTCCACGGTCGGCACGACCCACCTGCTGGCCGCGCTGCTGGACAAGACCGGGACGGATGCGGAGTCCGTGGCGGAGATCGAGCGCGTGCTGGCCGAGAGCGGCGCCGACGTCGCTGGGCTGCGGGCGGAGCCGGAGCTGCGGGTCCCGCGAGGAGCGGCACGGAGTGCCTGA
- a CDS encoding ABC transporter permease — MSTPLAPTRPTRVSLAVRDSSTMLRRNLLHARRYPSMTLNLLLTPVMLLLLFVYIFGDTMSAGIGGAPNRSAYIAYIVPGLLLMTIGSTTIGTAVSVSMDMAEGIIARFRTMAIHRGSVLIGHVVGSVLQAVMSVLLVGAVGLAIGFRSTDATALEWTAALGLLVLFTLALTWIAVGMGLTSPNAEAASNNAMPLILLPLISSTFVPLDAMPGWFQPIAEYQPFTPAIETLRGLLLGTGIGHNGWLALAWCLALTALGCFWSKAAFSRDPK, encoded by the coding sequence ATGAGCACCCCCCTGGCTCCCACCCGCCCGACCCGGGTCTCCCTCGCCGTGCGCGACTCGAGCACGATGCTGCGCCGCAACCTCCTGCACGCCCGACGCTACCCGTCGATGACGCTGAACCTGCTGCTCACGCCGGTCATGCTCCTGCTGCTCTTCGTCTACATCTTCGGCGACACGATGAGCGCCGGCATCGGCGGAGCTCCCAACCGCTCCGCGTACATCGCCTACATCGTGCCGGGCCTGCTGCTGATGACCATCGGCAGCACCACGATCGGCACCGCGGTGTCCGTCTCCATGGACATGGCCGAGGGCATCATCGCCCGCTTCCGCACGATGGCCATCCACCGCGGCTCGGTGCTCATCGGGCACGTCGTCGGCAGCGTGCTGCAGGCGGTGATGAGCGTGCTCCTCGTCGGCGCCGTCGGCTTGGCCATCGGCTTCCGCTCGACGGACGCCACCGCCCTGGAATGGACCGCGGCGCTCGGGCTGCTCGTGCTCTTCACCCTGGCGCTCACCTGGATCGCGGTCGGCATGGGGCTGACCAGTCCGAATGCCGAGGCCGCCAGCAACAACGCGATGCCGCTGATCCTGCTGCCGCTCATCTCCAGCACCTTCGTCCCCCTCGACGCGATGCCGGGCTGGTTCCAGCCGATCGCCGAGTACCAGCCCTTCACTCCCGCCATCGAAACCCTGCGCGGCCTGCTCCTCGGCACCGGAATCGGTCACAACGGATGGCTCGCCCTCGCCTGGTGTCTGGCCCTCACCGCGCTCGGCTGCTTCTGGTCGAAGGCGGCCTTTAGCCGCGACCCGAAGTAA
- a CDS encoding response regulator transcription factor, whose translation MIRVLIADDEALMRAGIRLILENADEVRIVAEAQDAHEAVEACRAHPVDVALLDIRMPGDGIAALAEITRHSPRTRVVMLTAFGEEPTVASALRAGAHGYLLKDTGPRDLIDAVRRAAAGEPVLAPQVTRQLIEFRARPGHGSDTAARRIADLTPTELDVLRLLGTGLSNAGIAAQLHLSPGTIKAHISNILTRTDCTNRVQAAVLAQEAGLLD comes from the coding sequence ATGATCCGAGTCCTGATCGCCGACGATGAAGCGCTCATGCGCGCCGGAATACGGCTGATCCTGGAGAACGCCGACGAGGTTCGCATCGTGGCCGAGGCGCAGGACGCCCACGAGGCCGTCGAAGCCTGCCGTGCCCACCCCGTCGACGTCGCCCTCCTCGACATCCGGATGCCCGGCGACGGCATCGCCGCCCTCGCCGAGATCACCCGGCACTCGCCCCGCACGCGGGTGGTGATGCTGACGGCTTTCGGCGAGGAACCGACCGTGGCCTCCGCCCTGCGCGCCGGAGCCCACGGCTATCTCCTCAAGGACACCGGTCCTCGCGATCTCATCGACGCCGTACGCCGCGCCGCCGCCGGAGAACCCGTCCTCGCCCCGCAGGTCACCCGCCAGCTGATCGAATTCCGGGCCCGGCCGGGCCACGGCAGCGACACCGCGGCGCGCCGGATCGCGGACCTGACCCCGACCGAACTGGACGTCCTCCGGCTGCTGGGCACCGGCCTCTCGAACGCCGGGATCGCCGCACAGCTCCACCTGAGCCCCGGCACGATCAAGGCCCACATCAGCAACATCCTCACCCGCACCGACTGCACCAACCGCGTCCAGGCGGCGGTGCTGGCGCAGGAGGCGGGGCTGCTCGACTGA
- a CDS encoding polysaccharide lyase family 1 protein has translation MAARSHRRSLRSRRAAVVCAAVVAAGVGAGVLVVNANAGTVDLYHQTLAAKDGWASSGTGTTGGTKADAAHTFTVSTRAQLVKALGSVSDTTPRIIKINGMIDANTDDGGKKLTCADYALGTGYSLSAYLKAYDPATYGRSKLPSGTQETARAAAQAKQGKNIVFKVPAHTTIVGVPGTNAGLTGAMLQIQNVDNVIVRNLTFAATEDCFPQWDPTDGDNGNWNSNYDSVSLRGATHVWADHNTFTDAPHFDSANPKYFGREYQVHDGALDITKGSDLVTVSRNQFTHHDKTMLIGGSDTDSVGKLRVSLHHNVWKGIMQRAPLARIGQIHIYNNYYDTTPLNGYTPQYSINSRAKAQVVAENNYWKLPSGAKAARLLSGDGTGSVKGSGNLVNGTVTDLVAAYNAASSKDLKTTVNWTPTLTTGLEASASNLPTSLATTTGAGVLK, from the coding sequence GTGGCTGCTCGCTCCCACCGCCGGTCCCTCCGCTCCCGTCGTGCCGCCGTCGTCTGCGCGGCGGTCGTGGCCGCAGGCGTCGGCGCTGGTGTTCTCGTGGTGAACGCCAACGCCGGGACCGTTGACCTGTACCACCAGACGCTCGCCGCGAAGGACGGCTGGGCGTCCTCCGGTACGGGGACCACCGGTGGCACGAAGGCCGACGCCGCCCACACCTTCACCGTCTCCACCCGTGCGCAGCTCGTGAAGGCGCTGGGCTCGGTCTCCGACACCACGCCCCGCATCATCAAGATCAACGGCATGATCGACGCCAACACCGATGACGGCGGCAAGAAGCTGACCTGCGCCGACTACGCCCTCGGTACCGGCTACTCGCTGTCGGCCTACCTCAAGGCCTACGACCCGGCCACCTACGGCCGCTCCAAGCTGCCCTCCGGCACCCAGGAGACGGCGCGCGCCGCCGCCCAGGCCAAGCAGGGCAAGAACATCGTCTTCAAGGTCCCCGCCCACACGACGATCGTGGGCGTCCCCGGTACGAACGCGGGCCTCACCGGGGCCATGCTCCAGATCCAGAACGTGGACAACGTCATCGTCCGCAACCTGACCTTCGCCGCCACCGAGGACTGCTTCCCGCAGTGGGACCCGACCGACGGCGACAACGGCAACTGGAACTCCAACTACGACTCGGTGTCCCTGCGCGGCGCGACCCACGTGTGGGCGGACCACAACACGTTCACCGACGCGCCGCACTTCGACAGCGCCAACCCGAAGTACTTCGGCCGCGAGTACCAGGTCCACGACGGCGCCCTCGACATCACCAAGGGATCCGACCTGGTGACCGTCTCGCGCAACCAGTTCACCCACCACGACAAGACGATGCTGATCGGCGGCAGTGACACCGACAGCGTCGGCAAGCTGCGCGTCTCCCTCCACCACAACGTGTGGAAGGGCATCATGCAGCGTGCCCCGCTGGCCCGCATCGGCCAGATCCACATCTACAACAACTACTACGACACCACGCCCCTCAACGGGTACACGCCGCAGTACAGCATCAACTCCCGTGCCAAGGCCCAGGTCGTAGCGGAGAACAACTACTGGAAGCTGCCGTCCGGCGCGAAGGCCGCCAGGCTCCTCAGCGGTGACGGCACCGGCTCGGTCAAGGGCTCCGGCAACCTCGTCAACGGCACGGTGACCGACCTCGTCGCCGCCTACAACGCCGCCTCGTCCAAGGACCTGAAGACCACGGTCAACTGGACCCCCACCCTCACGACGGGTCTGGAGGCCTCGGCGAGCAACCTGCCGACGTCACTGGCCACGACGACGGGGGCGGGCGTGCTCAAGTAG
- a CDS encoding ATP-binding cassette domain-containing protein, with the protein MSHQGDAHTSPAAVSAVGLRKSYGDKTVLDGIDLRIPAGSVFALLGPNGAGKTTAVNILSTLISADGGQAQVAGHDVATAPDEVRAAIGVTGQFSAVDGLITGEENMLLMADLHHLSKREGRRVTADLLERFDLVDAAKKPASTYSGGMKRRLDIAMTLVGDPRIIFLDEPTTGLDPRSRHTMWQIVRELVSGGTTVFLTTQYLEEADQLADRIAVLNGGELVAQGSAEELKRLVPGGHVRLRFSDPVAYGQAANALRETTRDDQALTLHIPSGGSQRELRAILDRLDTAGVEADELSVHTPDLDDVFFALTEGTDQPKEAVR; encoded by the coding sequence ATGTCTCATCAGGGTGATGCTCACACGTCACCGGCAGCCGTCTCCGCCGTTGGTCTGCGCAAGTCGTACGGCGACAAGACCGTCCTGGACGGCATCGATCTGCGCATCCCGGCCGGGTCCGTGTTCGCGCTGCTCGGGCCGAACGGCGCCGGCAAGACCACGGCGGTCAACATCCTGTCCACGCTGATCTCCGCCGACGGCGGCCAGGCCCAGGTCGCCGGCCACGATGTCGCCACGGCACCGGACGAGGTGCGGGCGGCCATCGGGGTCACCGGGCAGTTCTCCGCAGTGGACGGGCTGATCACCGGCGAGGAGAACATGCTCCTCATGGCGGACCTGCACCACCTCTCCAAGCGTGAGGGCCGGCGGGTCACCGCCGACCTGCTGGAGCGCTTCGACCTCGTCGACGCCGCGAAGAAGCCCGCCTCCACCTACTCCGGCGGCATGAAGCGCCGCCTCGACATCGCCATGACCCTGGTCGGCGACCCGCGGATCATCTTCCTCGACGAGCCGACCACCGGGCTCGACCCGCGCTCCCGCCACACCATGTGGCAGATCGTCCGCGAACTGGTCTCCGGCGGCACGACCGTCTTCCTCACCACCCAGTACCTGGAGGAGGCCGACCAGCTCGCCGACCGCATCGCGGTGCTCAACGGCGGCGAGCTCGTCGCCCAGGGCAGCGCCGAGGAGCTCAAGCGGCTCGTCCCCGGCGGCCATGTGCGGCTGCGCTTCTCCGACCCGGTGGCCTACGGGCAGGCGGCGAACGCCCTGCGCGAGACCACCCGGGACGACCAGGCCCTCACCCTGCACATCCCCAGCGGCGGCAGCCAGCGCGAGCTGCGCGCCATCCTCGACCGGCTCGACACCGCCGGCGTCGAGGCCGACGAACTGTCCGTGCACACCCCGGACCTGGACGACGTGTTCTTCGCCCTCACCGAGGGCACCGACCAGCCCAAGGAGGCTGTCCGATGA
- a CDS encoding class I SAM-dependent methyltransferase: protein MTTTASTASAAYWEPLWAEGRQYRQLCEAEKQLMDQYLGPGHGRPALDIGSGAGSLVRHLHHELGYRTTGVDCSPSALALASTLDAGPGPGPTWRCLDITAADLTALPDPAYALITCRLVYRWMDNKPAFLDRVRGLLALGGTFWVVTEIAGRRTTTDPARQGLGITPADAELLTTGWSVVRTTDLDVLRCYALRP from the coding sequence GTGACCACCACCGCGTCCACCGCGAGCGCCGCCTACTGGGAACCGCTCTGGGCCGAAGGCCGCCAGTACCGGCAGCTGTGCGAAGCCGAGAAACAGCTGATGGACCAGTACCTGGGCCCCGGTCACGGCCGCCCCGCCCTCGACATCGGCAGCGGCGCCGGCAGCCTCGTCCGCCACCTCCACCACGAGCTCGGGTATCGCACGACCGGCGTCGACTGCTCCCCCAGCGCCCTCGCCCTCGCCTCCACCCTGGATGCCGGCCCCGGCCCCGGGCCGACCTGGCGGTGCCTGGACATCACCGCCGCCGACCTCACCGCCCTGCCGGACCCGGCCTACGCGCTCATCACCTGCCGCCTGGTCTACCGGTGGATGGACAACAAGCCGGCCTTCCTCGACCGCGTCCGCGGACTCCTCGCGCTCGGCGGCACCTTCTGGGTCGTCACCGAGATCGCCGGCCGCCGCACGACCACCGACCCGGCCCGTCAGGGGCTCGGGATCACCCCCGCGGACGCCGAGCTACTCACGACAGGATGGTCCGTCGTCCGCACCACCGACCTCGACGTCCTGCGCTGCTACGCCCTGCGCCCTTGA
- a CDS encoding BlaI/MecI/CopY family transcriptional regulator, producing the protein MATEPEEPTTQSLQSQYATQFANHLSANREEQARLRKRLEQLEADEAWLVRALETVSAPAEGRFGTQMPEEESAQPQDSTSGPAEAAEQAESAVEASAAVPEQRQDEPAEAPVKKTTAKKTAARKSTAKKSATRKTTVRKPAAKQPPAAKKPAPEDGEPSLGELLLTVLGRHAGQPRTASEVAGDLEREHPERARDINTVRNTLERLVSKSRVERTKQKKTVLYTAVAESAPAAEDAATEVAPAAEKAGAEEAEKVPAQA; encoded by the coding sequence GTGGCCACCGAGCCGGAAGAGCCCACCACCCAGAGCCTGCAGAGCCAGTACGCGACCCAGTTCGCCAACCACCTCAGCGCCAACCGGGAGGAACAGGCCCGTCTGCGCAAGCGCCTTGAACAGCTCGAGGCGGACGAAGCCTGGCTGGTGAGGGCATTGGAGACGGTGTCTGCCCCGGCCGAAGGCCGCTTTGGTACGCAGATGCCCGAGGAGGAGTCGGCACAGCCGCAGGACAGCACGTCCGGGCCGGCCGAAGCGGCCGAGCAGGCCGAGTCGGCTGTTGAGGCTTCCGCGGCTGTTCCCGAGCAGCGGCAGGACGAGCCGGCCGAGGCGCCCGTGAAGAAGACCACGGCCAAGAAGACGGCCGCCAGGAAGAGCACGGCCAAGAAGTCAGCGACCAGGAAGACCACGGTGCGGAAGCCTGCGGCGAAGCAGCCTCCCGCGGCGAAGAAGCCGGCGCCCGAGGACGGTGAACCGTCCCTGGGCGAGCTGTTGTTGACCGTTCTTGGCAGGCACGCAGGCCAGCCGCGCACCGCGAGCGAGGTCGCCGGTGACCTGGAGCGGGAGCACCCCGAACGGGCCCGTGACATCAATACCGTGCGCAACACCCTGGAGCGGCTGGTCTCCAAGAGCCGCGTCGAGCGGACGAAGCAGAAGAAAACCGTGCTGTACACCGCCGTGGCCGAGTCCGCGCCCGCCGCGGAAGACGCAGCCACAGAAGTGGCCCCGGCCGCCGAGAAGGCCGGGGCCGAGGAGGCCGAGAAGGTGCCGGCGCAGGCCTGA